Part of the Candidatus Peregrinibacteria bacterium genome, GCGGACGATCTCGACATGAAAGTGGTGAGCGAAATTATGGATGTAAGAAAAGTCGAAGAGGTTGCCAAATATACCGATATTCTCCAAGTTGGTTCACGAAATATGCAGAATTATGATCTTCTTCTTGAAGTAGGGAAGTGCAAAAAACCGGTGATGCTCAAAAGGGGACTCGGCTCTACGCTGGAGGAATTCCTTCTCGCGGCGGAATACATTTTGAGCGAAGGAAATACCAATGTGATTCTCTGTGAACGGGGAATTCGTACGTTTGAACAAGAAGTTCGTTTTAGTATTAATTTGGGCGCTGTTCCAATTCTCAAAGGTTTGACGCATCTTCCTATAATTGTTGATCCAAGTCATGCGATGGGAAGGAGGGAGTATGTTACAGACATGGCGCTCGCATCACTTGCGAGTGGTTCCCATGGAATTATTGTCGAAGTACACTGTGAACCGGAAAAAGCACTCTGTGATGGACCGCAAGCTCTCACTCCGGAACTTTTCAATGATCTTGTTGTCCGAGCGAAGAAAATTTCAGACGCTATCGATATGCCGCTCGTGCTCTTCCCATGATGCGAATTGAGATGCAGGGAAATTGTGATGAGCCCTGAGGAATTTTAAATTTTATAATTTAAAATTTCTAAATAAATTATAATTTTTAATGTTTAAAATGGAGTTTACAACTGGGAAAAAGTAAAATGTTTAAAAATTACAAAATTTTAAATTTAAAATGGAGTTTACAACTGGGAAAAAGTAAAATGTTTAAAAATTACAAAATTTTAAATTTAAAATTTCCTATGATTTCCATCAAACTCCCAGTTCAGGCGATATCTTATCCGATCATCTTGAAGAGCGGTTCATTTGAAAATATTGTGAGTGAACTTCCAAAGGAAAAACGAATTGTGGTTATCACTGATCACACTCTTCAAAAATTATTTGGAAAAGCCCTTCAAAATGCCGCAAAAGAACTGGACCTTACGTTTCTTTCATTTCCTCCTGGAGAAAATTCAAAAAATATACAAGTAGTCGAAGATCTTGCAAATCAAATGCTCGATCATGATTTTGGAAGACAAGATACTGTTCTCATGGCTCTCGGTGGCGGAATTGTTGGCGATATTGCCGGATTTCTCGCAAATATTTACATGCGCGGAATTCCATACATTCAAATTCCTACAACACTTTTGGCAATGGTCGACAGCAGTATCGGCGGAAAAACTGGCGTAAATTCCACGTATGGGAAAAACCTTCTCGGGACTATTTATCAGCCGCAAAAAGTGATTATTTCTTCAGTTTTTCTCGAAAAACTCCCAATAATTGAAATACAAAACGGTCTCGCGGAAATGGTGAAACATTCCATCCTCGACGGGAAAAATCATTTTGATGAACTCGAAAACCAAATTCCAAAGATTCTCAATCGGAATATTTCAATCACTCTTCCCCTCATCGAAAAAAGTATCGCCGTAAAAGCTCGTCATGTAGAAGCAGACGAGCGAGAGGAAAATGGAATTCGCGCCTATCTCAATTTTGGACATACGATTGGTCACGCCATCGAAAAAGCCTCAAATTTTGAAATTTCTCATGGGCACGCTATTTCCATTGGAATGATGATAGAGAGCGTAATTGCCGAAAAAGAACTCGGATTTCAGGGGACAGAAGAGATAAAGCGAGTGCTCAAAAAGTGCGGCCTTCCCACGGAACTTCCGGCATCGATTTCTTCTGCCGATCTCTTAAAATTTATGAAGCACGATAAAAAAAATGTCGGAAATACAATTGCTTTTTCTCTTCCAGAAAACTTTGGCAAGATGAAGCTTTGTTTTCTTGAAGATTTAGCCATATAGAGAATCTTGCACTTTCCACAAAATTCGAAATATTTTTTGAGAAAGCCCTCTCGTTTCTTTGAGTCTTTTCCACGCTTCTTTTTCGGAAACCCTCAGCATGATAATTTCATCACAAAGATTTCCGAGGTCAATTTTTTGAGGCAATGCACAGGGAATAAGAACATTTTCGCCGTTTTTTCGCGCACGCTTTACCTCTGTTTCAAGAACGATTTTAACTTTTGGATGGAGAATTTTTTCGAGTACGCGCAGCTTTCGAATATCTGAAAGAACAACTTCCGCGAGTTTCTTTCGATCTATTTCATGGTCCGTCCAGATATTCTCATCAGGAAATGATTGTAAAATTTGCTTCTTTATTTCTCGTCGTTTTAACATTTTTCTCCCAATTTCATCCACTTCAAAAATTTTCCACCGCATTTCGCGCTCATCATGCTTTTTTTGCAGTGCAAGCGTTGTTTTCCCCGAGCCGATTTTTCCAAAGATACCAATGATCATAAT contains:
- the aroF gene encoding 3-deoxy-7-phosphoheptulonate synthase, whose product is MMVIMKRDATKEDMSRVKEEAKGFKLEPIEMPGEERVIIALKGDERVVTTGRFKSLPGVADVIPVNKKYKMASRDTKWADTIVDIGGGIKVGGNHQVIMAGPCAVESEKQLRDAAEVVRKQGVRILRGGAYKPRTSPYAFQGLGLEGLKLLRRVADDLDMKVVSEIMDVRKVEEVAKYTDILQVGSRNMQNYDLLLEVGKCKKPVMLKRGLGSTLEEFLLAAEYILSEGNTNVILCERGIRTFEQEVRFSINLGAVPILKGLTHLPIIVDPSHAMGRREYVTDMALASLASGSHGIIVEVHCEPEKALCDGPQALTPELFNDLVVRAKKISDAIDMPLVLFP
- the aroB gene encoding 3-dehydroquinate synthase, with product MISIKLPVQAISYPIILKSGSFENIVSELPKEKRIVVITDHTLQKLFGKALQNAAKELDLTFLSFPPGENSKNIQVVEDLANQMLDHDFGRQDTVLMALGGGIVGDIAGFLANIYMRGIPYIQIPTTLLAMVDSSIGGKTGVNSTYGKNLLGTIYQPQKVIISSVFLEKLPIIEIQNGLAEMVKHSILDGKNHFDELENQIPKILNRNISITLPLIEKSIAVKARHVEADEREENGIRAYLNFGHTIGHAIEKASNFEISHGHAISIGMMIESVIAEKELGFQGTEEIKRVLKKCGLPTELPASISSADLLKFMKHDKKNVGNTIAFSLPENFGKMKLCFLEDLAI
- the coaE gene encoding dephospho-CoA kinase (Dephospho-CoA kinase (CoaE) performs the final step in coenzyme A biosynthesis.), which translates into the protein MIIGIFGKIGSGKTTLALQKKHDEREMRWKIFEVDEIGRKMLKRREIKKQILQSFPDENIWTDHEIDRKKLAEVVLSDIRKLRVLEKILHPKVKIVLETEVKRARKNGENVLIPCALPQKIDLGNLCDEIIMLRVSEKEAWKRLKETRGLSQKIFRILWKVQDSLYG